One window of Medicago truncatula cultivar Jemalong A17 chromosome 2, MtrunA17r5.0-ANR, whole genome shotgun sequence genomic DNA carries:
- the LOC25487929 gene encoding FCS-Like Zinc finger 11 isoform X2, which yields MADSSSNLSLPPDTVSARQIRSSLFHTSGSRVGAGVKNLPDSESAWSPTSPLDYRLFSNLSNVFSAKSSRPSFQTENKKPLDGSKVGLGIITSLVNETKPNNEILGKFPRKNIIFGSQVKNHILQFSKNNHESLAPFLKTNSLPKNYVISLPSETKSPTLPSKTKSPKSEVESFDDDVNRESKGLRSSVVSSPDSSRPSSLINSNQSSNLGTNDLFVDVTSTPLSLLPVTNTSSQVDDSLKIISSSLPVSIDFSNGYVGSLSAKEIELSEDYTCIISHGPNPKRTHIFGDCILECHNNDFTEFSKKEESAPHRFDSVMSFCYTCDKKFDEEGEDVHAYSFKCRSEEILAEEEMEKTCTNTAKSSPNSSYHDDIFLMGLPVSK from the exons ATGGCTGATTCTTCTTCCAATCTCTCTTTACCTCCTGACACAGTAAGCGCAAGACAAATAAGGTCCTCACTATTTCACACCTCCGGTTCTAGGGTGGGAGCTGGTGTGAAAAACTTACCGGATTCTGAATCCGCTTGGAGCCCTACTTCTCCTCTCGATTACAGACTCTTCTCAAATCTTAGCAATGTTTTTAGCGCTAAGTCTTCTAGACCTTCATTCCAAACCGAGAATAAGAAGCCGTTAGATGGAAGTAAAGTAGGCCTTGGTATCATAACTTCTCTTGTTAATGAAACCAAACCTAATAACGAGATCCTTGGTAAATTtccaaggaaaaatataatttttggatCACAAGTGAAGAATCACATACTTCAATTCTCAAAGAATAACCATGAATCTCTTGCACCTTTTTTGAAAACCAATTCCTTGCCCAAAAACTATGTCATTTCACTTCCTTCCGAAACCAAAAGTCCCACACTTCCTTCCAAAACCAAAAGTCCCAAATCAGAAGTCGAAAGCTTTGATGATGATGTCAATCGAGAATCTAAAGGTCTTAGAAGTTCTGTGGTGTCTTCGCCTGATTCCTCTAGGCCTTCTTCATTAATCAACTCAAACCAAAGCTCTAATTTGGGAACCAATGATTTGTTTGTAGACGTTACATCTACTCCATTGAGTTTGCTTCCGGTTACAAACACAAGCTCACAAGTAGATGattctttaaaaattatatcaagttCACTCCCAGTATCCATTGATTTCAGCAATGGATATGTAGGCTCACTCTCTGCAAAAGAGATAGAGCTTTCGGAGGATTATACTTGTATAATTTCTCATGGTCCAAACCCGAAACGAACACATATATTTGGTGACTGCATTTTGGAATGTCACAACAATGACTTTACTGAGTTCAGCAAGAAAGAAGAATCAGCACCTCATCGTTTTGACAGTGTTATGAGCTTTTGTTACACATGTGATAAGAAATTTGACGAGGAGGGCGAAGACGTTCACGCTTATAG TTTTAAGTGTCGATCGGAGGAAATTTTGGCAGAAGAGGAAATGGAGAAAACTTGCACTAACACAGCAAAGAGCTCTCCCAACTCAAGTTACCATGATGATATCTTCCTCATGGGTCTGCCAGTGTCCAAATAA
- the LOC25487929 gene encoding FCS-Like Zinc finger 11 isoform X1, giving the protein MADSSSNLSLPPDTVSARQIRSSLFHTSGSRVGAGVKNLPDSESAWSPTSPLDYRLFSNLSNVFSAKSSRPSFQTENKKPLDGSKVGLGIITSLVNETKPNNEILGKFPRKNIIFGSQVKNHILQFSKNNHESLAPFLKTNSLPKNYVISLPSETKSPTLPSKTKSPKSEVESFDDDVNRESKGLRSSVVSSPDSSRPSSLINSNQSSNLGTNDLFVDVTSTPLSLLPVTNTSSQVDDSLKIISSSLPVSIDFSNGYVGSLSAKEIELSEDYTCIISHGPNPKRTHIFGDCILECHNNDFTEFSKKEESAPHRFDSVMSFCYTCDKKFDEEGEDVHAYSDEKAFCSFKCRSEEILAEEEMEKTCTNTAKSSPNSSYHDDIFLMGLPVSK; this is encoded by the exons ATGGCTGATTCTTCTTCCAATCTCTCTTTACCTCCTGACACAGTAAGCGCAAGACAAATAAGGTCCTCACTATTTCACACCTCCGGTTCTAGGGTGGGAGCTGGTGTGAAAAACTTACCGGATTCTGAATCCGCTTGGAGCCCTACTTCTCCTCTCGATTACAGACTCTTCTCAAATCTTAGCAATGTTTTTAGCGCTAAGTCTTCTAGACCTTCATTCCAAACCGAGAATAAGAAGCCGTTAGATGGAAGTAAAGTAGGCCTTGGTATCATAACTTCTCTTGTTAATGAAACCAAACCTAATAACGAGATCCTTGGTAAATTtccaaggaaaaatataatttttggatCACAAGTGAAGAATCACATACTTCAATTCTCAAAGAATAACCATGAATCTCTTGCACCTTTTTTGAAAACCAATTCCTTGCCCAAAAACTATGTCATTTCACTTCCTTCCGAAACCAAAAGTCCCACACTTCCTTCCAAAACCAAAAGTCCCAAATCAGAAGTCGAAAGCTTTGATGATGATGTCAATCGAGAATCTAAAGGTCTTAGAAGTTCTGTGGTGTCTTCGCCTGATTCCTCTAGGCCTTCTTCATTAATCAACTCAAACCAAAGCTCTAATTTGGGAACCAATGATTTGTTTGTAGACGTTACATCTACTCCATTGAGTTTGCTTCCGGTTACAAACACAAGCTCACAAGTAGATGattctttaaaaattatatcaagttCACTCCCAGTATCCATTGATTTCAGCAATGGATATGTAGGCTCACTCTCTGCAAAAGAGATAGAGCTTTCGGAGGATTATACTTGTATAATTTCTCATGGTCCAAACCCGAAACGAACACATATATTTGGTGACTGCATTTTGGAATGTCACAACAATGACTTTACTGAGTTCAGCAAGAAAGAAGAATCAGCACCTCATCGTTTTGACAGTGTTATGAGCTTTTGTTACACATGTGATAAGAAATTTGACGAGGAGGGCGAAGACGTTCACGCTTATAG TGACGAGAAAGCATTTTGCAGTTTTAAGTGTCGATCGGAGGAAATTTTGGCAGAAGAGGAAATGGAGAAAACTTGCACTAACACAGCAAAGAGCTCTCCCAACTCAAGTTACCATGATGATATCTTCCTCATGGGTCTGCCAGTGTCCAAATAA